A portion of the Stigmatella aurantiaca DW4/3-1 genome contains these proteins:
- the hutH gene encoding histidine ammonia-lyase produces the protein MSRPRLLIDGDTLKLEEILQVARHTVTVELTPAAAARVKAARELVDRVAAGDAPSYGINTGFGTLAEVRIEKKDLRELQRNLILSHAAGVGSPLPLPEARVLLLLRCNVLAKGYSGIRPETLALALEMLNRDVVPVVPERGSVGASGDLAPLAHLALVFIGEGEAFYQGERLPGGQALERAGLKPVVLEAKEGLALVNGTQAMCAVGTLLQLRAEMLAELADLAGAMTLEGLLGSHKPFIPEIQEVRAHEGQKACAAHLRELLADSALVETHANCSKVQDPYSLRCMPQVHGAAREGLAFARRILEVEVNSATDNPLVFVETERIVSGGNFHGQPVSLALDVAAMALTQLSAISERRVEQLVNPSLSGLPPFLAKNSGLNSGFMIAQVTSAALVAESRVLSHPASVDSIPSSAGREDHVSMGMTAALKGRQVADFTRSCLAIELLVAAQALDYRQPTRAGKGPQAAYELIRSKIPTMEKDRELHRDIAAVSALIDSGELLNAVRLATRGQ, from the coding sequence TGAAGCTGGAGGAGATCCTCCAGGTCGCCCGTCACACCGTCACCGTGGAGCTGACCCCCGCCGCCGCCGCCCGGGTGAAGGCCGCCCGCGAGCTGGTGGACCGGGTGGCCGCCGGGGACGCTCCCTCCTACGGCATCAACACCGGCTTTGGGACGCTGGCCGAGGTCCGCATCGAGAAGAAGGACCTGCGTGAGTTGCAGCGCAACCTCATCCTCTCGCACGCCGCCGGGGTGGGCTCGCCGCTGCCGCTGCCCGAGGCCCGGGTGCTGCTCTTGCTGCGCTGCAACGTGCTGGCCAAGGGCTACTCGGGCATCCGGCCCGAGACGCTGGCGCTCGCGCTGGAGATGCTCAACCGCGACGTGGTGCCTGTGGTGCCCGAGCGCGGCAGCGTGGGGGCCTCGGGGGATCTGGCCCCCCTGGCGCACCTGGCGCTGGTCTTCATCGGCGAGGGCGAGGCCTTCTACCAGGGCGAGCGGCTACCGGGAGGCCAAGCGCTGGAGCGCGCGGGGCTGAAGCCCGTGGTGCTGGAGGCCAAGGAGGGGCTGGCGCTCGTCAACGGCACCCAGGCCATGTGCGCGGTGGGCACCCTGCTCCAACTGCGCGCCGAGATGCTGGCGGAGCTGGCGGATCTCGCCGGGGCGATGACCTTGGAGGGGCTGCTGGGCAGCCACAAGCCCTTCATCCCTGAAATTCAGGAAGTGCGCGCCCACGAGGGACAGAAGGCCTGCGCCGCCCACCTGCGCGAGCTGCTGGCGGACAGCGCGCTGGTGGAGACCCACGCGAACTGCAGCAAAGTGCAGGACCCCTACAGCTTGCGCTGCATGCCCCAAGTGCACGGCGCGGCGCGCGAGGGGCTGGCCTTTGCCCGGCGCATTCTGGAGGTGGAGGTCAACAGCGCCACGGACAACCCACTGGTGTTCGTGGAGACCGAGCGCATCGTCTCGGGCGGCAACTTCCACGGCCAGCCCGTGTCGCTGGCGCTGGATGTCGCGGCCATGGCGCTCACCCAGCTGTCGGCCATCAGCGAGCGCCGCGTGGAGCAGCTCGTCAACCCGTCGCTGTCAGGGCTTCCGCCGTTCCTGGCGAAGAACTCGGGGCTCAACTCGGGCTTCATGATCGCCCAGGTGACGAGCGCCGCACTGGTCGCCGAGTCCCGCGTACTCAGCCACCCCGCCTCGGTGGACTCCATCCCCTCCTCCGCAGGCCGGGAGGACCATGTCTCCATGGGCATGACGGCGGCGCTCAAGGGCCGGCAGGTGGCCGACTTCACCCGCTCGTGCCTTGCCATCGAGCTGTTGGTGGCCGCCCAGGCGCTGGACTACCGCCAGCCCACCCGGGCAGGAAAGGGCCCCCAGGCGGCGTACGAGCTCATCCGGAGCAAGATCCCCACCATGGAGAAGGACCGGGAACTCCACCGGGACATCGCGGCCGTGAGCGCGCTCATCGATTCCGGTGAGCTGCTGAACGCAGTCCGCCTCGCGACACGCGGACAGTGA